Proteins encoded in a region of the Petroclostridium xylanilyticum genome:
- a CDS encoding peptidase MA family metallohydrolase, translated as MRSIMARKTTVISAVVIFMLLTINNFVYIRNSLYNFCVNAIKIKSLYSVKNYSTYETENFIIKYMPEDGDVVAIVANTIEKDFFQVKQRLNHRLHNKVQIIIYPDLEIMRNKLNLSQKDYPMGIYYGGILHILSPKVWINDSSMDTLSREFAANGPMVHELIHLIVDEKANGNFPLWFTEGIALYYEYRLTGYEWGKGLANIQIPNTLSQLTHRFELLDQDLAYRKSFEIIKLIADRYGEQKILHLLDQLGKGQIGMNSQVSLESVVYNLIQ; from the coding sequence GTGAGATCTATAATGGCTAGAAAAACCACTGTTATTTCCGCAGTGGTTATTTTTATGCTGTTAACTATAAATAATTTTGTATATATCCGTAATTCACTATACAACTTTTGCGTAAATGCAATTAAAATTAAAAGCCTTTATAGCGTAAAGAATTATTCAACTTATGAAACCGAAAACTTTATTATAAAATATATGCCTGAAGATGGGGACGTCGTAGCTATTGTGGCAAATACTATTGAAAAAGATTTTTTTCAGGTAAAACAAAGACTTAACCATCGACTGCATAATAAGGTCCAGATTATTATTTATCCTGACTTGGAAATAATGAGGAATAAACTGAATCTTTCGCAGAAGGATTACCCTATGGGGATATATTACGGTGGAATACTCCATATATTATCTCCAAAAGTTTGGATAAATGATTCAAGCATGGACACATTGAGCAGGGAGTTTGCCGCAAATGGTCCAATGGTACATGAGCTTATTCATCTAATTGTAGATGAAAAGGCCAATGGAAACTTTCCTCTTTGGTTTACAGAAGGGATAGCATTATACTATGAATACCGGCTTACAGGCTACGAATGGGGAAAAGGTCTGGCCAACATTCAAATACCCAACACTTTGTCACAGCTTACACACCGTTTTGAATTATTGGATCAAGACCTGGCATACAGAAAAAGTTTTGAAATCATAAAGTTAATCGCAGATAGATACGGGGAACAAAAAATATTGCATTTGCTGGACCAACTCGGAAAAGGCCAAATAGGAATGAACAGTCAAGTTTCACTTGAAAGTGTTGTATATAATTTGATACAATAA
- a CDS encoding M23 family metallopeptidase has translation MAVKAQETRSNAYMEEFNRANKKRRASSKRNCIAVPAVKIPKMKIKPPTKELEKKAQLKAKLYELAKNRFAIAFAIMIMFISVLAYAESSGYKPAVEVIFGEKYLGIVSSEQEFIRYFDEVRDELSGLLEGKEVVIEQKPTFIKKRVKKESFTEPDELKKNLKSIVDISVGAYTIMVDGEQMGLLKDEDTARSVLEDLKKPYVSEKPNVKVGFARDVKIEKKYVKVGEIQEKEEVLNKLSASKNEVKTYTVKEKDTLWDIALVYKIPVEEILRINPGLSENIQPGQKINLSVPEPVLGIETREAVVYNEDIPYKVKEIEDPEMYQGRRTVVDKGFNGEQKVEAEIVRVNGIEVNKEIIKTYVLSEPKVQTEKVGTKPLPPKYGTGVFRRPTYGILTSRFGTRGREMHTGIDLAGNVGDPIYAADGGKVIFAGRQGNYGLLVKIYHDNEYTTYYGHCSKILVKPGQRVAKGELIARVGNTGRSTGPHLHFEVRKNDIPQNPLNYLNK, from the coding sequence ATGGCTGTTAAAGCTCAGGAAACAAGGAGTAATGCTTACATGGAAGAGTTTAATAGAGCAAATAAGAAAAGGCGCGCCTCCTCCAAAAGGAACTGTATAGCAGTCCCTGCGGTAAAAATTCCAAAAATGAAGATCAAGCCTCCAACCAAAGAGTTGGAAAAAAAGGCCCAACTGAAGGCAAAGCTGTATGAATTGGCCAAAAATAGATTTGCAATTGCTTTCGCCATAATGATTATGTTTATATCAGTATTGGCATATGCGGAGAGCAGCGGTTATAAACCGGCAGTTGAAGTAATATTTGGCGAAAAGTATTTGGGAATTGTTTCCAGTGAGCAGGAATTCATACGGTATTTTGATGAAGTAAGAGATGAACTGAGTGGACTTCTTGAGGGTAAAGAAGTAGTTATCGAACAGAAACCAACTTTTATAAAAAAGAGAGTAAAGAAAGAAAGCTTTACTGAGCCGGATGAACTAAAGAAAAACCTAAAATCTATTGTAGACATTTCAGTTGGTGCATATACCATAATGGTGGATGGTGAACAGATGGGACTGCTAAAAGATGAAGATACTGCCAGGTCCGTCCTGGAAGATCTGAAAAAACCATACGTGTCTGAAAAGCCAAATGTAAAAGTTGGTTTTGCCAGGGATGTAAAAATAGAGAAAAAGTATGTAAAAGTAGGAGAGATACAGGAAAAAGAAGAGGTTCTCAATAAGCTTTCTGCATCAAAAAATGAAGTTAAAACCTATACGGTAAAAGAAAAAGATACATTATGGGATATCGCATTGGTTTATAAGATTCCGGTGGAAGAAATTCTCCGGATAAATCCCGGTCTTTCTGAAAATATACAGCCTGGCCAGAAGATTAATCTGTCGGTACCGGAACCTGTCCTGGGTATCGAGACAAGAGAAGCGGTTGTTTACAATGAAGACATACCCTATAAAGTAAAAGAAATTGAAGACCCGGAAATGTACCAGGGAAGAAGGACAGTTGTGGATAAAGGTTTCAACGGGGAGCAGAAAGTTGAAGCGGAAATTGTCAGAGTGAATGGTATAGAAGTTAATAAAGAAATAATCAAGACTTATGTACTTTCTGAACCTAAGGTACAAACTGAGAAAGTAGGTACAAAGCCATTACCGCCAAAGTATGGCACAGGTGTATTTCGCAGGCCTACTTACGGCATACTCACCTCCCGGTTTGGCACGAGGGGACGGGAAATGCACACCGGTATAGACCTTGCAGGAAATGTAGGTGATCCTATTTACGCTGCCGATGGGGGAAAAGTAATATTTGCAGGCCGGCAGGGTAATTATGGACTACTGGTAAAAATTTATCACGATAATGAATACACAACTTACTACGGCCACTGCAGCAAGATACTGGTAAAACCGGGCCAAAGGGTTGCAAAAGGTGAACTCATTGCCCGGGTAGGTAACACCGGCCGCAGCACCGGCCCACACCTGCACTTTGAAGTAAGAAAAAATGACATACCACAAAATCCGTTAAATTACTTGAACAAATAG